The genomic segment TCATAATGAGAATTCTTATAATAGGTCCTGGCCAGAAAAAATATTTTTCTTTAGTGTGATAGTTGCTTCTGAAGGTGGAGAAACACCAATCGCCAATAGTAGAAACGTTTATAAGAGAATAGACAGCTCTATAAGAGAAAGATTTGAACAAAACGGAATACTTTATGTAAGGAACTATACTCCAGGAGTGGATTTAAGCTGGCAAGAAGTTTTCCAAACTGACCAAAGAAATGTAGTAAATAAGTATTGTCAGGATAATGATATTGAGCATGAATGGAACAATGTTGGTCCTGAATTAACAACAAAACAAATTTGCCAAGCAAGTATCACACATCCAACTTCTGGAGAATGTGTGTGGTTTAATCAAGCTCATTTATTTCATATATCAGCACTAGAAGAAAATGACCGGCTTTTATTAATAAGAGAATTAAGAGAAGAAAATTTACCTCGTAATACGTTTTATGGCGATGGTTATCCTATTGAAGCTGAAGTACTAAATCATATTCGTAATGCTTATAATCAAGAAAAAATAAAGTTTAAATGGCATAAAGGTGATATTATGGTTCTTGATAATATTTTAACAGCTCATGCTAGAGAACCATTTAAAGGGGAAAGAAAAATAGCAGTTGCCATGGCTTAATATGATTCAGACTTAACAACATTAAATTAATTAATTACTAATATCATAAGTTGCTTCATGGCATATCATCGAATATTACCTATCACAACCAACGTAGCTTCTGCTTTGAGCGGAAGACTAACTTTTAATGACTAGAGAGAGAGTAATGCTGATCTTAATTCTAAGAGCTTGTCTTGAAAGTATTTTTAAGGATCGGCAGATTCGGCTAATCTCGTAATCATAATAGTAATTATATTGATATAGATAATATGTTCAGAGGTTTTAGGATTATGCTCATAGCCCTTGCTCATTAGTCTAAAATTATTAAAACAAGCAAAAGTACGTTCAACT from the Candidatus Trichorickettsia mobilis genome contains:
- a CDS encoding TauD/TfdA family dioxygenase, translated to MIYFDSKVKCEFIKPETEGLLVVEPQINLNPFEWVKENKPLLDNYLIKFGAILLRNFGVYSLSEFNKIVQIICPNLLDYVYRSTPRIRLGGKIYTATEYPADRTIPFHNENSYNRSWPEKIFFFSVIVASEGGETPIANSRNVYKRIDSSIRERFEQNGILYVRNYTPGVDLSWQEVFQTDQRNVVNKYCQDNDIEHEWNNVGPELTTKQICQASITHPTSGECVWFNQAHLFHISALEENDRLLLIRELREENLPRNTFYGDGYPIEAEVLNHIRNAYNQEKIKFKWHKGDIMVLDNILTAHAREPFKGERKIAVAMA